The Anastrepha ludens isolate Willacy chromosome 2, idAnaLude1.1, whole genome shotgun sequence genome contains a region encoding:
- the LOC128855336 gene encoding uncharacterized protein LOC128855336: MSATRMASRKRRSIWTEKDEEALITKWEEHAYALRRAKRNAHIYKDIAVKMAGKYSAEEVHIKIKNLTQKYREEKGKIDPLGGSTSTWRHFSAVHRIVSSTAMHTGPTIESFSMNSSQLLSPSPYSQPSSSPTIKASLSPIIPIDEVPGPSSPLSPLSPIETGLTSPLAAVTGPSVSATRKRKRNGAIEAIMKQQTKLLESVIEDTKALTNQIVSAVEQNHSASERIIFLIEKLIDKI, translated from the exons ATGAGCGCAACGCGA ATGGCAAGCAGAAAGAGACGCTCAATCTGGACGGAGAAGGACGAAGAGGCGCTCATAACCAAATGGGAAGAGCACGCGTATGCTTTGCGGAGAGCGAAAAGGAATGCCCACATATATAAGGACATTGCTGTCAAAATGGCAGGCAAATACAGCGCGGAGGaagttcatataaaaataaaaaacttaacgcAGAAATATAG AGAAGAGAAAGGCAAAATAGATCCATTAGGCGGAAGCACTTCAACTTGGAGGCACTTTTCTGCTGTGCACCGCATTGTAAGTAGTACTGCGATGCACACTGGCCCCACTATTGAGTCATTTTCAATG AATTCAAGCCAGCTGCTATCGCCTTCACCTTATTCACAGCCATCATCGTCACCGACGATAAAAGCATCGCTGTCGCCAATTATTCCCATAGACGAGGTTCCAGGGCCATCCTCACCGCTGTCGCCATTATCACCTATAGAGACTGGACTGACATCCCCGCTAGCTGCAGTTACAGGGCCATCCGTATCGGCAACTAGGAAGAGGAAAAGAAATGGTGCAATAGAAGCCATAATGAAGCAACAAACGAAATTGTTGGAGAGTGTTATTGAGGACACGAAAGCCCTAACAAACCAAATTGTTTCTGCTGTAGAGCAAAACCATTCTGCATCAGAGAGAATAATATTTCTGATCGAGAAATTAATTGATAagatctaa
- the LOC128855334 gene encoding uncharacterized protein LOC128855334 produces MESGFHTGEQKLEQQQHTVSIEKETLTSFAIDHRTPLNSQQRLIPLTRQVVKLMMDFNGSHSSTSISGKNFYNTFSITSLVREEVQNILQELCVTDQFIRKEDIDAFIERCLREKVQIESKSPTASVESLPVDNTEIEVTVEMLNETDKNKLIVENFQILEQRITNLEERISTVLQTVPKLRHLQAKKFKINTEVIREELRNVMQKMTEDDPIKTSTTIELRTTTDTDVNESETTPILSVVETDTIPSEKITNPYDDLYYVHRQNAMNILNYKKSNATMELNQRLHLSPHIKPITTDLKDTRYKQKQKPKFITK; encoded by the coding sequence ATGGAAAGCGGTTTCCATACTGGAGAGCAAAAGCTAGAACAGCAGCAGCATACTGTGTCGATTGAAAAGGAAACTTTAACTAGTTTTGCGATCGATCATCGTACGCCACTGAATAGTCAACAACGTTTGATTCCACTGACACGGCAAGTTGTTAAGTTAATGATGGATTTTAACGGCTCCCATTCGAGCACTAGTATATCGGGGAAGAACTTTTACAACACATTTTCTATAACGAGTTTGGTGCGCGAagaagtacaaaatattttgcaagaaCTATGCGTCACCGATCAGTTTATACGCAAGGAGGATATCGATGCGTTTATAGAGCGCTGCCTACGAGAAAAAGTGCAAATCGAGAGCAAGAGTCCAACGGCCAGTGTTGAGTCCTTGCCAGTTGATAATACAGAGATTGAGGTGACTGTTGAAATGTTAAACGAGACAGACAAGAACAAATTAATCGTTGAGAACTTTCAAATATTGGAGCAACGCATTACCAATTTGGAGGAACGCATTTCAACGGTGCTGCAGACTGTGCCAAAATTGCGTCATTTACAAGCGAagaaattcaaaatcaatacggAAGTCATACGCGAGGAACTGCGTAATGTCATGCAGAAAATGACCGAAGATGATCCTATAAAAACATCGACGACCATTGAATTGCGGACTACAACCGATACTGATGTTAACGAGAGCGAAACAACGCCAATATTAAGTGTCGTCGAAACAGACACGATTCCTTCAGAAAAGATTACCAATCCATATGACGATTTGTACTATGTACACCGTCAAAATGCCATGAATATattgaattacaaaaaatcaaacgcTACGATGGAGCTTAATCAACGATTACATTTAAGTCCACACATTAAGCCAATCACCACAGATTTAAAGGATACCAgatacaagcaaaaacaaaagccaaAATTCATTACAAAGTAG
- the LOC128855329 gene encoding augmin complex subunit dgt6, which yields MDRTIIAVQRAEERDLSEKLFKKLRGLGLLHPLTDDLRKCLNEEMFIKPNPVAFFHVMHYLFCLLDAVEFKKRFYWPITDKRSEANFRTSTVEYLKYLNEKHKLRWGDIKSYLVVMPGGKKFILFLLEFVAFIVQEQIRYREKILTAEVEAGQVTDLNLKRMQRQNTFFKAYASAYISNVEEQIVQLRHKTQQLNNLFDALARETGKNRTQICNDQFFVLFEKSNLELHQEKFVKKTEMMRKLEKPLVELNELMENFQLKEAEMKYDKGRVQQAIQKIGDVMPAGNKDNLEVFLHPTAKSLVDVNLSELIIAFTKIQPILENAFSEVEQTRSCGGLVTAELTALKNEFQQIETQITRFQMSLNSQIKERSSQRTEALRKINDECSSLMMKYVCTPPIKLEAMICGRLDNIRLPLFADIHSKFATDSFCGNISVLPRSARKHTTKDTSVEMNNTLNKSRIIDSMQLLRTIHKGTARVQRKTAQNTSLSTSLLSANWRERQSILRNDLESEAAVVSEKAIKTHNISEILNNSIDRSTDVTSGLYPSGQHCASTSPYTPFGSNERTRIARTQLLETISSSSGSGGTKAKAFYARRLSAVQKVQDDSLNIANMSTSPSGRLDPLVTAPVEYVESPILKLNDVTMEENEICFDKPDEHMTSVQVLEFSTRYILMTEGQEKSKSHEENDRNIINTAVRAQSTKCPKPLELAADEDDLFNISDTVLKDVTL from the exons ATGGATCGCACAATTATCGCCGTGCAGCGCGCAGAGGAGCGAGatctcagtgaaaaattgtttaagaaacTGCGCGGGTTGGGTCTGTTGCATCCACTCACAGATGATCTTCGAAAATGTCTAAACGAAGAAATGTTTATAAAACCAAATCCTGTGGCATTTTTTCACGTAATGCACTATCTGTTTTGTTTGCTGGATGCGGTTGAGTtcaaaaaacgtttttattgGCCCATAACAGATAAACGCTCAGAAGCGAATTTTCGGACAAGCACAGTGGAGtacttgaaatatttaaacgAAAAACACAAACTACGTTGGGGTGACATTAAATCATACTTAGTTGTAATGCCTGGCGGTAAAAAATTCATCCTATTTCTATTGGAATTTGTGGCATTTATAGTGCAAGAGCAGATTAGATATCGAGAGAAAATATTGACCGCAGAAGTTGAAGCTGGGCAAGTAACAGATCTAAATTTAAAACGCATGCAAAGGCAAAATACGTTTTTCAAGGCTTATGCTTCAGCCTATATTAGTAATGTCGAAGAGCAGATAGTGCAATTACGTCACAAAACTCAgcaattgaataatttatttgatgCGTTGGCCAGAGAAACTGGCAAAAACAGAACGCAAATATGCAATGATCAGTTCTTCGTCCTGTTTGAGAAATCGAATCTTGAATTACACCAAGAGAAATTTGTCAAAAAGACTGAAATGATGCGTAAATTAGAGAAACCGCTTGTCGAATTAAACGAGCTGATGGAGAATTTTCAACTGAAAGAGGCCGAAATGAAGTACGATAAAGGCCGTGTACAACAGGCAATACAGAAGATTGGTGATGTTATGCCTGCGGGAAATAAAGACAACTTAG AAGTATTTCTGCACCCCACCGCCAAATCCTTGGTTGATGTCAATTTAAGTGAACTCATAATTGCGTTTACTAAAATTCAACCGATTTTAGAAAATGCCTTCAGCGAAGTGGAACAGACGAGGAGCTGTGGCGGGTTAGTCACAGCAGAGTTAACAGCGctaaaaaatgagtttcaacAAATAGAAACGCAGATTACCCGTTTCCAGATGTCACTAAATTCTCAAATAAAAGAGCGCTCTAGTCAGCGTACAGAAGCGTTGAGAAAAATCAACGATGAATGCAGCTCGCTCATGATGAAGTACGTTTGCACGCCACCAATCAAATTGGAAGCGATGATCTGCGGTCGTCTCGATAATATACGTTTACCACTATTCGCCGATATACACTCAAAATTTGCTACCGACTCATTTTGTGGAAATATTTCAG ttttacCGCGTTCCGCACGAAAGCACACAACTAAAGATACTTCAGTTGAAATGAATAATACTTTGAACAAATCACGTATTATAGACTCCATGCAGCTATTACGTACCATTCATAAAGGCACTGCGCGTGTGCAACGCAAAACTGCTCAAAACACATCTTTGTCGACATCATTACTAAGCGCAAACTGGCGGGAACGTCAAAGCATCCTTCGTAATGATTTGGAATCTGAAGCGGCTGTTGTATctgaaaaagcaataaaaactcATAATATtagtgaaattttaaataatagtaTTGATCGGTCAACAGATGTTACCAGTGGACTGTATCCCAGTGGTCAACATTGTGCCAGCACATCTCCCTATACACCTTTTGGTTCCAACGAGCGAACTCGCATCGCGCGCACTCAGCTACTGGAAACGATAAGTAGTAGCAGTGGAAGTGGTGGAACGAAAGCGAAAGCTTTTTACGCAAGGCGACTATCAGCTGTGCAAAAAGTCCAAGACGATTCGCTGAATATCGCAAATATGAGTACCAGTCCATCTGGCCGACTGGATCCGCTTGTGACGGCACCAGTTGAATACGTTGAAAGTCCAATACTCAAATTGAATGATGTCACAAtggaggaaaatgaaatttgctTTGAT AAACCTGATGAGCATATGACCTCTGTCCAAGTTTTAGAATTTTCCACCAGATACATATTAATGACCGAGGGtcaagaaaaaagtaaatcacACGAGGAAAACGATCGGAATATTATCAATACTGCTGTGCGAGCACAATCGACGAAATGTCCGAAGCCGCTAGAGCTAGCAGCCGATGAAGATGATTTATTCAATATAAGCGATACTGTATTAAAAGATGTTACATTGTAG